The following DNA comes from Bacteroidota bacterium.
AAGAATTTGCCGTTAAAGGTAATCTCATCGATTTTGCCATTGGTGTAGTAATAGGTGGTGCATTTGGCAAGGTCACCACTTCATTGGTCGATGGCATTGTAATGCCTTTGGTAGGCATATTGATAGGACAAACCGACTTCTCAAAACTGCAGTGGAAGATTCACAACGGCACCAAAGAGGTGGTGGACTCATCAGGTAATATCATTACCAAAGCAACC
Coding sequences within:
- the mscL gene encoding large-conductance mechanosensitive channel protein MscL, whose translation is MGMLKEFKEFAVKGNLIDFAIGVVIGGAFGKVTTSLVDGIVMPLVGILIGQTDFSKLQWKIHNGTKEVVDSSGNIITKATPEVFVRYGEFITNIIDFLVVAFAMFLVIKAMNHLKRKEEAAPPAPIAPSNEVELLTEIRDLLKK